The following are from one region of the Cetobacterium somerae genome:
- a CDS encoding omptin family outer membrane protease, whose product MLKRNLLVLLTAASTGIFAQSNNAFNFSLGTVNGKAGEYVYVPETGEKISYLDWKIKNVPVFILGYTHTFNNIEFQMGLKKNFNSTSSGSMKDYDWYSSDDAEEGATPSDYGKLSNFSDNKNYVEDLLMFDTNIKYWFVHTENLKSGPMLGFKYDYFKFYAKGGDQYNYMLDGSTTIYKDDYSKKSIEYSQKFFTPYIGYGAIYTYEKLVLDLEVKGSIYGKAKANDKHLERGPMESNEKYKDVKNLGVKLVATYPITPSIDINGTLEYSKYFHKKKSTTDFTTEDGDKISGIKNLSGIKNSSYVVSLGATYKF is encoded by the coding sequence ATGTTAAAACGAAACTTATTAGTTCTACTTACTGCTGCCTCTACTGGGATTTTTGCTCAATCAAACAATGCCTTTAACTTCTCTTTAGGAACTGTTAACGGTAAAGCTGGAGAGTACGTATATGTACCTGAAACTGGAGAAAAAATTAGTTATTTAGATTGGAAAATTAAAAATGTTCCTGTTTTTATATTAGGTTACACACACACATTTAATAACATAGAGTTTCAAATGGGACTAAAGAAAAACTTTAACTCTACATCTAGTGGATCTATGAAGGATTATGATTGGTACTCATCTGACGACGCTGAAGAGGGAGCTACTCCTAGTGACTACGGAAAGCTCTCAAACTTTAGTGACAACAAAAACTACGTAGAAGACCTGTTAATGTTTGATACAAACATTAAATACTGGTTTGTTCACACTGAAAACTTAAAATCTGGACCTATGTTAGGTTTTAAATACGACTACTTTAAGTTCTACGCTAAAGGGGGAGATCAATATAACTATATGTTAGATGGTTCTACTACTATATATAAAGATGATTACTCTAAAAAAAGTATTGAGTACTCTCAAAAGTTTTTCACACCATACATAGGTTATGGAGCTATTTACACTTATGAAAAACTAGTTTTAGATTTAGAAGTTAAAGGTAGTATCTATGGTAAAGCTAAAGCTAACGACAAACACCTTGAAAGAGGCCCTATGGAGTCTAATGAAAAATATAAAGATGTTAAAAATTTAGGGGTTAAACTTGTGGCTACATACCCAATCACTCCATCTATCGATATAAATGGTACCTTAGAATACTCTAAGTATTTCCATAAGAAAAAATCTACTACTGATTTCACAACTGAAGATGGAGATAAAATTAGTGGTATTAAAAATTTATCAGGTATTAAAAATAGTAGCTATGTAGTATCTCTTGGAGCTACATACAAGTTCTAA